In Molothrus aeneus isolate 106 chromosome 31, BPBGC_Maene_1.0, whole genome shotgun sequence, the genomic stretch CACCGAGATGTCAGCACGATGTCACTGCGATGTCACTGCAATGTCACCGTGATGTCACCACGAGGTCACCGGCGCTGTCACTGCAATGTCACCGTGATGTCACTGCAATGTCACCACAATGTCAATGTGATGTCACTGTGATGTCACCACGATGTCAGTGTGACGTCACCGTGACCTCCCCGCAATGTCACAGTGATGTCACCACAGCCATCACCGTAACGTCACCACAATGTCACCATGATGTCACTGCAATGTGACTGCAATGTCACCATGATGTCACCGGGATGACAGCGCTTGGTGACAGCACCGGTGATGTCACACAGGGACAATGATGTCACTGCTGGTGTCACACCCGGAgcgtggcagtgctggggaggtcACACCTGGTCGGTGATGTCACCGGTGATGTCACCGGTGATGTCGCACCTGGTTCCTGGTGACATTGGTGACGTCACATTGGACACTGAGCTCCCTGCCGACGTCACTGCTGTCGCTGTTGATGTCACACCTGGTCAGTGACGCCGGCCGTGATGTCACACCCGCTGGTGACGTCACCAGCGGTGTCACACCAGCCCCCGCCCCACTGCCCGTGACGTCACCCGTCCCCAGCCCCGCCCCCGGCCAATGTCACCGTGTCCCCCCGGTCCCTGCCCCGCTCTGTCCCCCCTGCCCGGCCcttcccctctgtcccccccgtgtccccgctctgtccccagccctgcccggacCCGCGTGCGCCGGGGCCCCGCCCACCGCCGTGACGTCACGGCGCTTCCGGGTTTCCCCGCTTCCGGGGGCGGGGCCTGAAGGACCGGAACGGAGCCGTGTGGAACCCTACAGAGAGAGACCCTATAGAAACCCTACAGAGACCCGATAGAGACTCTAGAGAGAACCTTATAGAGTCCTATGGAACTCTATGGATCCTATAGAGACCCTACAGATCCCCTATGGAACCCTATAGAAAAACCTATAGAGAGAGACCCTATAGAGACCCTGCAGAGACCTATGGAACCCCATGGAACCCTACAGAGACCCTACAGCGGCCCTATAGAGACCCTAGAGAGAACCTTATAGAATGCTATGGAACTCTCTGGGTCCTATAGAGACCCTACAGAACCCTACAGAGCCCTGTAGAGACCCTACAGAGCCCTATGGAACcctagagagagagagaccctATAGAGACCCTACAGAGATCCCCGATGCAACCCCACAGATCCCCCATAGATCCCCTATGCACCCCCCTGGGCCCCACTGTCACCCCACAGAGCTCCCCTACAGCCCCAACCGCCCCGAGTGTccccaaagggaccccaaaatgtcccccaagggaccccaaagggaccccaaaatggcccccaagggaccccaaagggaccccaaaatggccccaaagggaccccaaaatgtcccccaagggaccccaaagggaccccaaaatggccccaaagggaccccaaaatgtcccccaagggaccccaaagggaccccaaaagggaccccaaGAACAGTGAGAGCCCCGGTTCATACAAAACCCTTTATTGGGGGGTCAGGGCAGCACCCCAGGGTGGGGGCACCcatggggggcagggggggacaCTGAAGGgtcccagcaggagccaggggggGTTGGGGGCACCCATGGGTGGGGGAGGGCACCCATGGGGGGGGTCAGGACCCCAAATCAGGGTCAGGACCCTAAATGAGGGTCAAGGCACACGTTTAGGGTTAAGGGAGGATCcaaggtgggtttggggtgacacccctgggtgggtgggtggggggCACCCATGGGTGGGGGTCTCAGCTTGCAATGGGGGGGCGTCAGGACCCCCAGATGAGATCAGGACCTTTGTGGGGAGAGATGAGAACCCCAAAGGGGGATCAGGGCACACATTTGGGATTGGGACAGGATCCAAGGCGAGTTTGGGGTGACACCCCCGGGTGGGTGGGGGGCACCCATGGGTGGGGgtctcagctcctcaggagggGTTCAGGACCTTTGGGGAGGGTCAGGACCTTCATGGGAAGGGGTCAGAACCCCAAAGGGGGATCAGGGCACACATTTGGGATTGGGGCAGCATCCAAGGCGGGTTTGGGGTGACACCCCGGGATGGGTGGGGGGCACCCATGGGTGGGGGGCTCAGCGGCGGCCGCGCTGCTTCATGTGCTGCACGAAGTAATCGTTGCAGGCGATGGTGAGCCCGGCCACCAGCGAGAAGAAGCCCTGGAAGCCAACGCGGCCATCGCGGCTCTGCTCAACGTCCCGCAGGATCCGGTCCAGGGCGTTGGGGTCCCGCTggttctgggggaaaaaatggggaaaatgggtcAGATCCTAAATGGGAACGGGGTCAGATCCCACATGGGAATGGGGTCAGATCCTAAATGGGAACAGGGTCAGATCCTAAATGGGAACAGGGTCAGATCCTAAATGGGAATGGGGCCAGATCCCACATGGGAATGGGGTCCCACAGGATCCAATCAAAGGTGTTGGGGTCCCGCTggttctgggggaaaaaatggggaaaatgggtcAGATCCCACATGGGAATGGGGTCAGATCCTAAATGGGAACAGGGTCAGATCCTAAATGGGAATGGGGTCAGATCCCACATGGGAATGGGGTCCCACAGGATCCAATCAAAGGCGTTGGGGTCCCATTggttctggggaaaaaatggggaaaatgggtcAGATCCTAAATGGGAACGGGGTCAGATCCCACACACTGCTCCACGTCCTGCAGGATGGGGTCCAGGGTGTTGGGGTCCCATTGGTTCTGAGGGAAAAACGGGATAGAAACAGGTAAAAAGGGTCAGATCCTAAATGGGAACAGGGTCAGATCCCACATGGGAATGGGGTCCCACAGGATCAGCTCCAGGGTGTTGGGGTCCTGCTggttctgggggaaaaaacagggaaaaaacagggaaaagggtCAGATCGTAAATGGGAACAGGGTCAGATCCTAAATGGGAACAGGGTCAGATCCCGCATGAGAATGGGGTCAGATCCCacatgggaatgggggaaatggggggatcATCACCTCCTGATCCCAAGGTTTTATAGGAGCTGAtcctggggtgctgtggggctCTATCCCAGAGTTTATGGGATCCAGTCCCGGGATCCTATAGGGTTTGATCCTGGGGTTTATGGGATCCCATCCCAAGCTTTATGGGGTCCAATTCCAGGGTTCTATAGGGTTTGATCCCAATGTTTATGGGATCTGACCCCAGAGCTCTATGGGATCCAATCCCGGGGTTCTGTCTGGTTTGATCCCAGGGTTTATTATGGGATCCCATCCCAAGGTTGATGAGGTTTGATCCTGGGGTTTACAGGATCTGATCCCAGAGTTCTATGGGATCCAGTGTGGGGGTCTGTAGGGTTTGATCTCAGGGTTCTGTCTGGTTTGATCCCAGGGTTTATGGGATCCCATCCCAAGGTTGACGAGGTTTGATCTCGGGGTTCTCTACCTCCCACTGATctcatcccatggatcccatagatgccatcccatggatcccatagATCTCATGGATCCCATAGAtgccatcccatggatcccatgcCATGGATCCCATAGATccaatcccatggatcccatcgaTGAAAtctcatggatcccatcccatggatcccatagATGTCAtctcatggatcccatcccatggaccccatggatcccatcccatcccatcccatggatcccatagATGCCAtctcatggatcccatcccatggaccccatggatcccatcccatcccatggatcccatggatGCCAtctcatggatcccatcccatcccatggatcccatagATGCCAtctcatggatcccatcccatggaccccatggatcccatcccatcccatcccatggatcctaTGGATGCCATctcattgatcccatcccatcccatcccatggatcccatggatGCCAtctcatggatcccatcccatggaccccatggatcccatcccatggaccCCCTGGACCCCACAGAGCCGTGCCCACCTCGAGGAACCCTGGGAACTCCTTGTCCATGAGGGCCCTGAGGTCCTCCTTGGCCAGGTGCTCCTTGTCCCCCGCGTACTTGTGGAAGGTGAACATCAGCGTCTCCATGGCGTGCTCCAGCTGCGACGGcatcctgcctggggctgccaagatcctGGTGGGAAACACAAAATCCCCATGGGAAAACCTAAAATTCCTGATGGGAAACCTGAAATTCCTGATGGGAACCCAAAATCCCAATGGGAAACCTGAAATTCCTGATGggaacccaaaaaacccccattgGAAACTTGAAATTCCTgatgggaaccccaaaatacCAATGGGAAACACAAAATTCCTGATGGGAACCCAAAATCCCAATGGGAAACCTGAAATTCCAGATGGGAACCTGAAATTTCTGATGGGAACCCAAAATCCCAATGGGAAACCTGAAATTCCTGATGggaacccaaaaaacccccattgGAAACTTGAAATTCCTgatgggaaccccaaaatacCAATGGGAAACACAAAATTCCTGATGGGAATCCAAAATCCCAATGGGAAACCTGAAATTCCAGATGGGAACCTGAAATTCCTGATGGGAACCCAAAATCCCAATGGGAAACCTGAAATTCCAGATGGGAACCTGAAATTCCTGATGggaacccaaaaaacccccattgGAAACTTGAAATTCCTgatgggaaccccaaaatacCAATGGGAAACACAAAATTCCTGATAGGAACCCAAAATCCCAATGGGAAACCTGAAATTCCAGATGGGAACCTGAAATTCCTGATGGGAACCCAAAATCCCAATGGGAAACCTGAAATTCCAGATGGGAACCTGAAATTCCTGATGggaacccaaaaaacccccattgGAAACTTGAAATTCCTGATGGGAACCCTAAAATACCAATGGGAAACACAAAAATCCCaatgggaaccccaaaattcctgatGGGAAAACCAAATTCCTGATGggaacccaaaaacccccattGGAAACTTGAAATTCCTGATAGGAATCCGAAATCCCAATGGGAAACCCAAAATTCTTGATGGGAACCCAAAATCCCaatgggaaccccaaaattcctgatGGGAACCTTAAAAATCCTAATGGGAACGCAAAAACCCCAATGGGAATCTCAGAAATCCCAATGGGAAACCCAAAAATTCCAATGGGAACCCAAAATTCTCAATGGGatctcccaaattccccctgACACTCCCAAAATTCTTCCTGgatcccccaaattcctcctgggacccccaaaattcctcctgggacccccaaaattcctcctggatgccccaaattccccctgaACTCCTCAAAATTcctcctgggaccccccaaattccccctggacttcccaaattccctcctggatcccccaaattcccccctgagacccccaaaattcctcctggACCCCCCAAACTTCAATCCTGGGAGCCCCAAATTCTCCCTGAGCCCTCCAGAACTCCCCTGGCCATCTCAAATTCATCCTggatcccccaaaattcctcctgaGCCCCCTCACAATTCCTCCTggatcccccaaattccccctggaccaccccaaaatccctcctggggaccccaaattcctgatgccacccccccaaaattcctcctggGATCCCCAAAAGTCCCCTTGAGCTCCCCCAAGATTCCCTCCTGGGACCCCTCCAAATTCCCCCCGCGCCCCCACAAATCTCTCCTGGacgccccaaaatccctcacGAGAACCCCAAAATTTGTGTTGCCGCTCCCCAAATCCTTCCAGGATCCCCTAAAATCCCTCCAGGATCCCCTAAAATCCCTCCAGGACGCCCCAACCCCCCCCTCGCTCGCCGCGGATTTTCCAGGAATGTCCGGGAATGCTCCGGGCGTGACTCAGAGCAGGGGGGGGACACGAGGGGGACACGTCCCGAGGGTGTGGCCGCTGTGTCCCccccccttggggacaccccggTGACTCACGGGGGGGAGGGGGTAGGGGCGGTCCCGCCTCAGGTCCCccacccaaaaataaaaaaaatcctaaaaaaaaatgaGGGATCCTCCCTAAAATGAGCCCGGACAAAATGGGAAGAgttgagaaaaaataaagggaaccgcccccaaaaaaaaggaggaatcgCTCAAAATGAGAgtcccctcaaaaaaaaaaggaattctcCAAAAAGGAGGAATCTCCCCAAAAAAGaggaacccccccaaaaaaaggaggaaccccccaaaaaaggagGAATTCCCTCAAAAAGGAGGAATCACGCCAAAAAGGAGGAACGCCCCCAAAAAGGAggaatcccccccaaaaaaggagGACACACCCAAAAAAAGGAggaatccccccaaaaaaggagGAATCCCCCCAAAAGTGACCGCCCAGAAAAGAGGGACCCCCGAAAAAGGGGAACGCtcaaaaaaaaggaggaacCGCCCCGAAAAGGAGGAATTCCCCCAAAAGTGACCCCCAGAAAATGGGAACCGCCCCAAGAAGGAGGAACCCCAAAAAACGATGAAACCACCCCAAAAGGGAACTTCCCAAAAgggtgggacccccaaaaagGGTGAGACCCCCAAAAAGGGGGTTTGGAGATGGAAACCCCCCAAAgtgggggacagggatggggtccCCCGAAGCGATGCTgaaaattcccccccaaaatcggGGTGCGggaccccaaatttggggacGGGATTGATCCGCCCCcaaatggggtttggggatggagACCCCCCAAAAAGGACACCAGGATGGGGCCCCCCCGTACCGGGCCGggagggggaccccaaaaaggAATTTAGACCCCAAAgcgggatttggggatggggttccccattttggggtgcaggaccGA encodes the following:
- the S100A10 gene encoding protein S100-A10 — its product is MPSQLEHAMETLMFTFHKYAGDKEHLAKEDLRALMDKEFPGFLENQRDPNALDRILRDVEQSRDGRVGFQGFFSLVAGLTIACNDYFVQHMKQRGRR